One window of Camelina sativa cultivar DH55 chromosome 4, Cs, whole genome shotgun sequence genomic DNA carries:
- the LOC104779463 gene encoding pentatricopeptide repeat-containing protein At2g01510, mitochondrial-like, which translates to MLAKQTPLTKQMLSELLRASSSKLRQLKKIHAIILRTGFSEKNSLLTQLLENLVLMGDMCYARHLFDEMHKPRIFLWNTLFKGYVKNQIPSETVLLYKKMRDLGVRPDEFTYPFVVKAISQLGVLPCGSALHAHVVKNGFECLGIVATELVMMYMKFGELSSAQFLFESMQVKDLVAWNAFIAVCVQTGNPAIALEYYHKMCADGVQIDSFTVVSMLSACGQLGSLEVGEEIYDRARKEEIDCNIIVENARLDMHLKCGNTEAARVLFDEMKQRNVVSWSTMIVGYAMNGDSGGALALFTLMQNEGLRPNYVTFLGALSACSHAGLVNEGKRYFSLMVGSNDKSLEPRKEHYACMVDLLGRSGLLGEAYEFIKKMPVEPDTGIWGALLGACAVHRDMILGQKVADVLVETAPDIGSYHVLLSNIYAAAGKWDCVDKVRSKMRKLGTKKIAAYSSVEFDGKVYFFNRGDKSHPQSKAIYEKLDEILKKIRNMGYVPETGSVFHDVEMEEKESSLSHHSEKLAIAFGLIIGRAGHPIRVMKNLRTCDDCHVFSKFVSRLTSTEIIMRDKNRFHHFRNGVCSCREFW; encoded by the coding sequence ATGCTTGCGAAACAAACGccattaacaaaacaaatgcTCTCCGAGCTTCTACGAGCAAGTTCTTCAAAATTGAGGCAGCTTAAGAAGATCCATGCGATTATACTGAGGACAGGTTTCTCTGAAAAGAACAGCCTCTTAACCCAGCTGTTAGAGAATCTTGTGCTTATGGGTGACATGTGTTACGCACGCCacctgttcgacgaaatgcaCAAGCCAAGGATCTTCCTTTGGAACACTCTTTTTAAAGGGTACGTTAAGAACCAGATCCCTTCTGAAACTGTCTTACTTTATAAGAAAATGCGTGATCTTGGTGTCCGTCCTGATGAGTTCACTTACCCGTTTGTGGTGAAGGCGATCTCCCAGCTGGGGGTTTTGCCCTGTGGATCTGCCCTTCATGCCCATGTTGTCAAAAATGGTTTTGAGTGTCTTGGAATCGTTGCAACTGAGTTGGTGATGATGTACATGAAGTTTGGTGAGTTGAGCTCAGCGCAGTTCTTGTTTGAGTCAATGCAAGTCAAAGATTTAGTGGCTTGGAATGCGTTTATTGCTGTTTGTGTTCAGACGGGAAACCCCGCTATAGCTCTTGAGTATTACCACAAGATGTGTGCGGATGGAGTTCAGATTGATTCTTTTACAGTCGTGAGTATGCTCTCTGCTTGTGGTCAGCTAGGCTCTTTAGAGGTCGGAGAAGAAATTTATGATCGCGCgagaaaagaagagattgatTGTAACATTATAGTCGAAAATGCTAGGCTTGATATGCACTTGAAGTGTGGTAACACAGAAGCTGCGAGGGTATTATTCGACGAAATGAAACAAAGGAATGTGGTTTCATGGAGCACGATGATCGTAGGATATGCAATGAATGGAGATAGTGGAGGAGCCTTGGCATTGTTCACTCTGATGCAAAACGAGGGACTCAGACCTAACTACGTGACATTTCTCGGGGCCCTCTCTGCTTGTAGCCATGCTGGACTAGTGAACGAAGGAAAAAGGTATTTCAGTCTCATGGTTGGATCGAATGATAAGAGTCTTGAGCCGAGAAAAGAGCATTATGCATGTATGGTTGACCTCTTGGGACGCTCTGGTCTTCTAGGGGAGGCTTATGAATTTATCAAAAAGATGCCAGTGGAACCAGACACCGGTATCTGGGGAGCTTTGTTGGGTGCTTGTGCGGTTCATCGCGATATGATATTGGGGCAGAAAGTGGCAGACGTACTTGTAGAAACAGCTCCTGATATTGGTTCATACCACGTACTACTGTCTAATATCTATGCAGCTGCTGGTAAATGGGATTGTGTTGACAAAGTAAGGAGTAAAATGAGGAAGCTGGGCACCAAAAAGATTGCTGCTTACAGTTCCGTTGAGTTTGAtggtaaagtttattttttcaatagaGGAGACAAATCACATCCGCAATCAAAGGCGATATATGAGAAATTAGATGAAAtcttgaagaagataaggaaCATGGGGTATGTTCCTGAGACGGGATCGGTGTTTCATGATGTGGAAATGGAGGAAAAAGAGTCTTCTCTCAGTCATCACAGTGAGAAGCTCGCTATTGCATTTGGTCTCATTATTGGGAGGGCGGGACATCCTATACGGGTTATGAAGAACTTGAGAACCTGTGATGATTGCCACGTTTTTTCCAAGTTTGTTTCCAGGCTTACTTCGACAGAGATCATCATGAGAGACAAGAACAGGTTTCACCACTTTAGGAATGGTGTTTGCTCTTGCAGAGAGTTCTGGTGA
- the LOC104779462 gene encoding CLAVATA3/ESR (CLE)-related protein 16-like yields METSIGTEQDNRRSRRRRRRRGLTTTSTVFFWGILIFARFGLSSSALSPDQYRHQPYPSAPPRKAGPFHETTSSFRAPKASSVSFTGPRREEENRDDVYKDDKRLVHTGPNPLHN; encoded by the coding sequence ATGGAGACTAGTATAGGAACCGAGCAAGACAacagaagaagtagaagaagacgacgaagaagaggaCTCACAACAACCTCCACAGTGTTCTTTTGGGGAATCTTGATATTTGCTCGTTTTGGTCTGTCTTCCTCAGCTCTATCTCCTGATCAATACCGTCACCAGCCCTACCCATCCGCACCACCGAGAAAGGCTGGTCCTTTCCATGAAACAACGTCGTCGTTTCGAGCTCCAAAAGCCTCATCAGTGTCGTTCACGGGTCCACGTCgagaagaagagaacagagaTGACGTTTATAAAGACGACAAGAGATTAGTTCACACAGGTCCAAATCCTCTTCACAACTGA